From Virgibacillus ihumii, the proteins below share one genomic window:
- a CDS encoding polysaccharide deacetylase family protein produces MYRYRSVIHICVFVFIVLIAFNDQYNPFVMNEAETFSDAVTKTEDPLYEEIKSKRSKFSKSPINAYIDKVWKKTPGLNGIHVNVDKSYEQMKESGEFDKTLLVYEQIPPKVTLDELPPAPIYRGNPKKKMVSFLINVSWGAEHIPEILTILKKHNVDATFFIEGKWAQANSDYVKMIDEQGHVIGNHAYNHPDMENLSKNAIAEQMKRTNEILTAITGKTPDWFAPPSGSFNDQVVKTADMLNMKTILWTVDTIDWKNPTVSVMMNRVMNDLHPGATVLMHPTPSIVNGLGNLIKNIKDRGYRIGTISTLLSAKR; encoded by the coding sequence ATGTATCGTTATCGATCTGTGATACATATCTGTGTGTTTGTATTTATCGTTTTAATTGCGTTCAATGATCAATATAATCCATTTGTTATGAATGAGGCGGAAACCTTTTCAGACGCTGTAACTAAGACAGAGGATCCGCTTTATGAAGAAATAAAATCGAAACGTTCCAAGTTCAGTAAATCCCCGATCAATGCCTATATCGACAAAGTCTGGAAAAAGACTCCGGGACTAAATGGGATTCATGTCAATGTCGATAAATCATACGAACAAATGAAAGAATCTGGAGAGTTTGACAAAACGTTGCTGGTGTATGAGCAGATCCCTCCAAAAGTTACATTGGATGAGCTTCCACCTGCCCCCATATACCGGGGTAATCCAAAAAAGAAAATGGTTTCCTTCTTAATAAATGTGTCGTGGGGGGCCGAACACATTCCCGAGATTCTGACGATTTTAAAAAAACATAACGTCGACGCAACTTTTTTTATTGAAGGAAAATGGGCACAGGCAAATTCTGATTATGTCAAAATGATTGATGAACAAGGTCATGTGATCGGAAATCACGCTTATAACCACCCGGATATGGAAAACCTTTCAAAAAATGCAATTGCTGAACAAATGAAACGCACCAATGAGATACTGACAGCAATCACTGGAAAAACACCGGATTGGTTTGCACCACCTAGTGGCAGTTTTAATGATCAGGTTGTCAAAACAGCAGATATGTTAAATATGAAAACAATTCTTTGGACGGTAGACACGATTGATTGGAAGAATCCTACAGTATCTGTTATGATGAATCGAGTAATGAATGACCTTCACCCTGGTGCAACAGTTTTAATGCATCCGACACCGTCTATTGTTAATGGATTGGGTAATTTGATAAAAAATATTAAGGATCGGGGTTACCGGATAGGCACGATTTCGACTTTATTAAGTGCAAAAAGATAA
- a CDS encoding YlmC/YmxH family sporulation protein: MRYKDISGKEIVNVNQGSRLGILGQTDLEINEKTGQIESFIIPNYKWFGLKKEGEETKIKWRSIKKIGDDMIMIEFD; this comes from the coding sequence ATGCGGTATAAGGACATAAGCGGAAAAGAAATTGTGAATGTAAACCAGGGATCAAGGCTTGGTATTTTAGGGCAAACCGACCTGGAGATTAATGAAAAAACCGGACAGATCGAATCATTTATTATCCCTAATTACAAATGGTTCGGATTGAAAAAAGAAGGGGAAGAGACGAAAATAAAGTGGCGTTCCATTAAAAAAATAGGGGACGACATGATTATGATTGAATTTGACTAA
- the dpaA gene encoding dipicolinic acid synthetase subunit A: MSQSIAVIGGDARYLELLRQLQTMTDTTIYLVGFDNLEQGFTGLKQTDFFDLEPEKLDAVVLPITGTDDEGYVEAAFSDQKIQLTKEWFGALDKSALIFTGISKKYLTTVTTDLNLTLIPLFDRDDVAIYNSIPTAEGTIMMVIEHTDYTIHSSRVIVVGFGRVGNTVANKFAALGAKVSVCAQSIKDLARITEMGLTAIPLDELEKHTSESDLLINTIPANVVRKDSIQNLPPHAFIIDLASKPGGTDFDYAKQRGIKAILARSLPGIVAPKTSGKILADVIKQFLIKEGRK; this comes from the coding sequence ATGAGTCAATCGATTGCTGTAATCGGCGGAGATGCACGATATCTGGAGTTGCTGCGTCAATTGCAGACCATGACTGATACCACTATTTATTTAGTAGGGTTTGATAACTTGGAACAAGGATTTACAGGGCTGAAACAAACTGACTTTTTCGATCTGGAACCGGAAAAGCTGGATGCTGTTGTATTACCAATAACCGGAACGGATGATGAAGGGTATGTAGAAGCAGCCTTTTCTGATCAAAAAATACAGTTAACAAAAGAATGGTTTGGCGCATTAGATAAATCGGCGTTGATTTTTACAGGAATTTCAAAGAAGTACCTTACAACTGTAACAACTGATTTAAATCTTACACTCATCCCGCTGTTTGACAGGGATGACGTGGCAATCTACAATTCCATTCCGACCGCGGAAGGTACAATAATGATGGTGATTGAACATACGGATTACACCATTCATTCATCAAGGGTAATTGTTGTCGGCTTTGGAAGGGTTGGAAATACAGTGGCCAATAAATTTGCAGCGCTCGGGGCAAAAGTATCTGTTTGTGCACAAAGCATCAAAGATCTGGCAAGAATTACGGAAATGGGACTCACTGCTATACCACTGGATGAATTGGAAAAACATACAAGTGAGAGTGATCTTCTCATCAATACCATTCCGGCAAATGTGGTTCGGAAGGATTCCATCCAGAATCTGCCACCACATGCATTCATTATCGATTTAGCATCTAAGCCCGGTGGTACAGATTTTGATTATGCAAAACAAAGAGGTATTAAGGCAATTCTGGCCCGCAGTCTTCCCGGTATTGTGGCAC
- a CDS encoding M16 family metallopeptidase, which translates to MVEKHTCNNGLRIVQEKIPAVRSVTIGVWVLTGSRNETKENNGISHFLEHMFFKGTKTRSAQDIAEAFDAIGGQVNAFTSKEYTCFYAKVIDTHKEYALEILADMFFNSSFDEEEMEREKKVVLEEIKMYEDTPDDIVHDLLAAAAYGDHPLGYPILGTEKQLQSFKPETLRTYIKNRYTPKNVVVSVAGNVDDLFISTVEGYFGNYYGEEDQAVLEKPSFLANDIERNKDTEQAHLCLGFNGFAVDDEDIYSLIIMNNVLGGSMSSRLFQEVREKQGLAYAVFSYHSSFLDNGMLTIYAGTGNEQLPVLRDTIQATMDSLIKDGLTDKELKNSKEQLKGNLMLSLESTSSRMSRNGRNELLLKRHRTLDEMVDEIDRVNHEKIHRVIESIFNQNTSSALIAPKQQA; encoded by the coding sequence TTGGTAGAAAAGCATACATGTAATAACGGACTTCGTATTGTCCAGGAGAAGATTCCTGCAGTACGGTCGGTGACCATTGGAGTCTGGGTTTTAACCGGTTCCAGAAACGAGACGAAAGAAAATAACGGCATTTCCCATTTTTTAGAGCATATGTTTTTTAAAGGAACAAAAACAAGGTCTGCGCAGGATATTGCGGAAGCATTTGATGCCATTGGCGGACAAGTAAATGCTTTCACTTCAAAAGAATATACGTGTTTTTATGCAAAAGTGATTGATACGCATAAGGAATATGCGCTGGAAATTTTGGCGGATATGTTCTTTAATTCTTCTTTTGATGAAGAAGAAATGGAACGCGAGAAAAAGGTTGTGCTGGAAGAAATAAAAATGTACGAGGATACTCCCGATGACATTGTTCACGATTTGCTGGCTGCAGCAGCCTATGGTGATCATCCACTGGGTTATCCGATACTAGGAACAGAGAAACAGCTGCAATCATTTAAGCCTGAAACATTGCGTACATATATTAAAAATCGCTATACACCAAAAAATGTTGTTGTATCTGTTGCAGGTAATGTGGATGATTTATTCATCAGCACCGTAGAAGGCTACTTCGGCAATTATTACGGGGAAGAAGATCAGGCGGTTCTGGAAAAACCCTCGTTTCTTGCTAATGATATTGAACGCAATAAGGATACGGAACAGGCTCATTTGTGCCTTGGTTTCAACGGGTTCGCCGTGGACGATGAGGATATTTACAGTCTCATTATCATGAACAATGTTCTTGGAGGAAGTATGAGTTCCAGACTTTTTCAGGAAGTTAGAGAGAAACAGGGCTTAGCATATGCTGTGTTCTCATATCATTCTTCATTCCTGGATAATGGAATGCTGACGATCTATGCCGGGACCGGAAATGAACAATTGCCAGTATTACGGGATACGATTCAAGCAACGATGGATTCGTTAATTAAAGATGGATTAACTGACAAAGAACTAAAGAACAGCAAAGAACAGCTCAAAGGAAATTTGATGCTCAGCCTGGAAAGTACAAGCAGCCGAATGAGCAGAAATGGCAGAAATGAATTGCTTCTTAAACGCCATCGTACACTGGATGAAATGGTTGACGAGATTGACCGGGTCAATCATGAAAAAATCCATCGTGTGATTGAATCCATTTTTAATCAAAACACATCAAGCGCATTGATAGCACCGAAACAACAGGCATAG